In bacterium, the DNA window GTGAAGAAAATGAAACTTAATGAGTTAAAACCACCTTCTGGTGCAAAACATAAGAAAAAACGTCTCGGAAGAGGAGATTCTTCCGGACATGGAGGAACTTCAACAAGAGGACATAAAGGGCATAAAGCAAGAAGTGGTTATAAATTACCTTTTAATTTTGAAGGTGGACAAATGCCTTTGTTCAGAAGATTGCCTAAGAGAGGTTTCACACATTTAAAAGAATATAAA includes these proteins:
- the rplO gene encoding 50S ribosomal protein L15 — protein: MKLNELKPPSGAKHKKKRLGRGDSSGHGGTSTRGHKGHKARSGYKLPFNFEGGQMPLFRRLPKRGFTHLKEYKIEIVNLSQIEKLFNDGEEITIEKLKEKGLIKKGEFVKILGEGNLTKKLSFFAHKFSKKAKEKIEKVGGKINII